Proteins encoded together in one Mycobacterium noviomagense window:
- a CDS encoding glycosyltransferase family 4 protein: protein MRIGMVCPYSFDVPGGVQSHVLQLAEVMRARGHMVSVLAPSSSHVKLPDYVISAGRAVPIPYNGSVARLQFSPAVHRRVRRWLTDGNFDVLHLHEPNAPSLSMWALRVAEGPIVATFHTSTTKSLTLSVFQGVLRPWHEKIVGRIAVSDLARRWQMEALGSDAVEIPNGVDVASFASAPRLDGYPRAGKTVLFLGRYDEPRKGMSVLLGALPMLVQQFPDVQLLVVGRGDEDELRSQAGEFAGYLRFLGQVDDADKASALRSADVYCAPNTGGESFGIVLVEAMAAGTAVVASDLHAFRRVLRDGEAGCLVPVDDPGALADALAQVLHNDVLRERYVAAGAEAVRRYDWSVVANQIMRVYETVAGSGTKVQVAS, encoded by the coding sequence ATGCGGATCGGCATGGTTTGCCCGTACTCGTTCGACGTTCCCGGCGGGGTGCAGTCGCATGTGTTGCAGTTGGCCGAGGTGATGCGCGCCCGCGGGCACATGGTGAGCGTGCTGGCACCGTCGTCATCGCACGTCAAGCTGCCCGACTACGTGATCTCGGCGGGCAGGGCGGTGCCGATTCCGTACAACGGGTCGGTGGCCCGGCTGCAGTTCAGTCCGGCGGTACACCGCAGGGTCAGGCGCTGGCTGACGGACGGCAACTTCGACGTGCTGCACTTGCATGAGCCCAACGCGCCCAGCCTGTCGATGTGGGCGCTGCGAGTCGCCGAGGGCCCGATCGTGGCGACGTTTCACACCTCGACCACCAAGTCGCTGACGCTGTCGGTGTTCCAAGGGGTGCTGCGGCCCTGGCATGAAAAGATCGTGGGCCGCATCGCGGTGTCTGATCTGGCGCGGCGCTGGCAGATGGAAGCCCTCGGCTCTGACGCGGTGGAGATTCCCAACGGTGTCGACGTGGCGTCCTTCGCGTCGGCGCCGCGGCTCGACGGGTATCCGCGGGCCGGCAAGACCGTGCTGTTCTTGGGCCGCTACGACGAGCCCCGCAAGGGCATGAGCGTGCTGCTCGGCGCACTGCCGATGCTGGTGCAGCAGTTCCCGGACGTGCAGCTGCTAGTCGTCGGCCGCGGCGACGAAGATGAATTACGCAGCCAGGCAGGCGAATTCGCCGGATACCTGCGTTTCCTGGGTCAGGTCGACGATGCCGACAAGGCGTCGGCGTTGCGCAGCGCCGACGTCTACTGCGCGCCCAACACCGGCGGTGAGAGCTTCGGCATCGTCTTGGTCGAAGCGATGGCCGCCGGCACCGCGGTGGTGGCCAGTGACCTGCACGCGTTCCGAAGGGTGCTGCGCGATGGCGAGGCCGGCTGCCTGGTGCCGGTCGACGATCCGGGCGCGCTGGCCGACGCGCTGGCCCAGGTGCTGCACAACGATGTCTTGCGGGAACGCTACGTCGCGGCCGGCGCAGAGGCGGTGCGCCGGTACGACTGGTCGGTGGTGGCCAACCAGATCATGCGGGTCTACGAGACGGTCGCCGGCTCGGGCACAAAGGTGCAGGTGGCCAGCTGA
- the thrS gene encoding threonine--tRNA ligase, giving the protein MSAPAQPAPGADGASIRVPAGTSAAAAVRDAGLPSRGAPDAIVVVRDADGKLRDLSWVPGEDADVVPIAANTDEGRSVIRHSCAHVLAQAVQDMFPQAKLGIGPPITDGFYYDFDVPEPFTPEDLEALEKRMRQIVKEGQLFSRRVYRSKEEARAELAGEPYKLELVDDKSGDPAVMEVGGDELTAYDNLNPRTREQVWSDLCRGPHIPTTRYIPAFKLTRSSAAYWRGDQSNPSLQRIYGTAWESQEALDRHLQLIEEAQRRDHRKLGAELDLFSFPDEIGSGLVVFHPKGGIIRRELEEYSRRKHIEAGYEFVNTPHITKAQLFHTSGHLDWYADGMFPPMQLDAEYNDDGSLRKPGQDYYLKPMNCPMHCLIYRSRGRSYRELPLRLFEFGTVYRYEKSGVVHGLTRARGFTMDDAHIFCTREQLRAELASLLRFVLDLLGDYGLEDFYLELSTKDPEKFVGSEEVWDEATATLAEVARESELQLVPDPGGAAFYGPKISVQARDALGRSWQMSTIQLDFNFPERFELEYTAADGTRQRPVMIHRALFGSIERFFGILTEHYAGAFPAWLAPVQVVGIPVADHHVPYLEDVAAQLKAHGVRVELDTSDDRMAKKIVHHTNQKAPFMLLAGDRDIEAGAVSFRFGDRTQINGVSRDEAVAAIVEWIASRENASPTADLVKVGGRE; this is encoded by the coding sequence GTGAGCGCCCCTGCACAGCCCGCCCCGGGAGCCGATGGCGCCTCTATCCGGGTTCCGGCTGGGACCAGTGCAGCCGCCGCGGTCCGAGACGCGGGGCTGCCGAGCCGCGGTGCGCCCGACGCAATCGTGGTGGTGCGCGACGCCGACGGCAAGCTGCGCGACTTGAGCTGGGTGCCCGGCGAGGACGCCGACGTCGTCCCGATAGCGGCCAACACCGACGAAGGGCGCAGCGTCATCCGGCACTCGTGTGCGCACGTGCTGGCCCAGGCCGTGCAAGACATGTTCCCGCAAGCCAAACTCGGTATCGGGCCGCCGATCACCGACGGCTTCTACTACGACTTCGACGTGCCGGAGCCGTTCACCCCGGAAGACCTCGAGGCGCTGGAAAAGCGGATGCGCCAGATCGTCAAGGAAGGGCAGCTGTTTTCCCGGCGCGTGTACCGATCCAAAGAAGAAGCCCGCGCCGAACTAGCCGGCGAGCCGTACAAGCTGGAACTCGTCGACGACAAGTCGGGCGACCCGGCGGTGATGGAAGTGGGCGGCGACGAGCTGACCGCCTATGACAACCTCAATCCTCGTACCCGGGAACAGGTTTGGAGCGACCTGTGTCGCGGCCCGCACATTCCCACCACCCGGTACATCCCCGCGTTCAAGCTCACCCGCAGCTCGGCCGCCTACTGGCGCGGCGATCAAAGCAACCCCAGCCTGCAACGCATCTACGGCACGGCGTGGGAATCGCAGGAGGCGCTCGACCGTCACCTGCAGCTCATCGAGGAGGCCCAACGCCGCGACCACCGCAAGCTGGGCGCCGAGCTGGACCTGTTCAGCTTCCCCGACGAAATCGGTTCGGGCCTCGTGGTTTTCCACCCCAAGGGGGGCATCATCCGGCGCGAGCTGGAGGAGTATTCGCGGCGCAAACACATCGAGGCGGGCTACGAATTCGTCAACACCCCGCACATCACCAAGGCCCAGCTGTTCCACACCTCAGGTCACCTGGACTGGTACGCCGACGGCATGTTCCCGCCCATGCAGCTCGACGCGGAATACAACGACGACGGCAGCCTGCGCAAGCCCGGTCAGGACTACTACCTCAAGCCGATGAACTGCCCGATGCACTGCCTGATCTACCGGTCGCGCGGGCGGTCCTATCGCGAACTTCCGTTGCGGCTCTTCGAATTCGGCACCGTGTACCGCTACGAGAAGTCAGGGGTCGTGCACGGGTTGACCAGGGCGCGCGGGTTCACCATGGACGACGCGCACATCTTTTGTACCCGCGAGCAGCTGCGCGCCGAGCTGGCGTCGCTGTTGCGGTTTGTGCTCGACCTGCTCGGTGACTATGGGCTAGAAGACTTTTACCTGGAGCTGTCGACGAAGGACCCGGAGAAGTTCGTCGGCTCTGAGGAAGTCTGGGACGAAGCCACCGCCACGCTGGCCGAGGTGGCCCGGGAGTCGGAGCTGCAGCTGGTGCCGGACCCGGGCGGGGCGGCGTTCTACGGCCCGAAAATCTCGGTGCAGGCCCGCGACGCGCTGGGCCGCAGTTGGCAGATGTCGACCATCCAGCTGGACTTCAACTTTCCGGAGCGTTTCGAGCTGGAGTACACCGCCGCCGACGGCACCCGGCAGCGGCCGGTGATGATCCACCGTGCGTTGTTCGGGTCGATCGAGCGGTTCTTCGGAATCCTCACCGAGCACTACGCCGGCGCGTTCCCGGCTTGGCTGGCGCCGGTGCAGGTAGTGGGCATCCCGGTGGCCGACCACCATGTGCCCTACTTGGAAGACGTTGCCGCGCAACTGAAGGCGCACGGAGTGCGGGTCGAGCTCGACACCAGCGATGACCGGATGGCCAAGAAGATCGTCCACCACACCAACCAGAAGGCGCCGTTCATGTTGCTGGCGGGCGACCGCGACATCGAGGCCGGCGCGGTGAGCTTCCGGTTCGGTGACCGCACCCAGATCAACGGCGTGTCCCGCGACGAGGCCGTCGCCGCGATCGTTGAATGGATCGCCAGCCGCGAGAACGCTTCTCCCACAGCTGATCTGGTGAAAGTGGGCGGCCGTGAGTGA
- a CDS encoding TetR/AcrR family transcriptional regulator → MPADVIQATLASAERLGRDVADVPIAVIAHALGVSRSTLLRQLGGSRRALDNAVRDFGVDPGGRPPVRQRAVEAAAALISSRGVSAATFEAVAAQADCSVHSLYAVFGGRDALLDAVYERYIPSLDLDDVISGDSSDLNDRVRRVYRSLAAVYLREPRVLSAVLAEALARPAGSAGQVLVEHGALRRLADLGRWLDDEVAAGRIRDLPRTLLVQQLISPISVHCMMRPGLTNVPQVALPAVEECCDIFADAFVRAVAP, encoded by the coding sequence GTGCCGGCCGACGTCATCCAGGCCACGCTCGCGTCGGCCGAGCGTCTCGGCAGAGACGTCGCCGACGTGCCGATTGCCGTGATCGCGCATGCGCTCGGGGTGTCGCGCAGCACGCTGCTGCGCCAGCTCGGCGGTTCTCGGCGAGCACTGGACAACGCGGTGCGCGACTTCGGCGTGGATCCCGGCGGCCGGCCCCCAGTACGGCAGCGCGCCGTCGAGGCCGCGGCCGCACTCATCAGTTCCCGGGGAGTGAGTGCCGCGACGTTCGAGGCGGTAGCGGCACAGGCCGACTGCTCGGTGCACAGTCTGTACGCCGTTTTCGGAGGACGTGACGCGTTGCTGGACGCCGTCTACGAGCGCTACATCCCGAGTCTTGATCTCGACGACGTCATCTCGGGAGACTCGTCCGATCTGAACGACAGGGTGCGCCGGGTCTACCGCTCGCTGGCAGCGGTCTATCTTCGCGAACCGCGGGTGCTGTCGGCGGTGCTCGCCGAAGCACTGGCCCGCCCAGCGGGATCGGCTGGACAAGTCCTGGTTGAACACGGTGCGCTGCGCAGGCTGGCCGATCTGGGCCGGTGGCTCGACGACGAGGTCGCCGCCGGTCGCATTCGCGATCTGCCCCGCACGCTGCTTGTGCAACAGCTGATCAGTCCGATCTCGGTGCACTGCATGATGCGCCCAGGGCTGACCAACGTGCCGCAGGTCGCGTTGCCCGCTGTCGAGGAATGCTGCGACATCTTCGCCGATGCTTTCGTTCGCGCCGTCGCACCGTGA
- a CDS encoding DUF1990 domain-containing protein, whose product MDLQALAGLPFTYPEVGATAGPIPPGYDHLGFVSHIGAGQQRFEQAADAVMHWGMQRGAGLRVQASSDVVTVGAVVVVKLALLSAPCRVVYVIEEPNLRGFAYGTLPGHPESGEERFAVRYDPVTAAVFAEVSSFSRPATQWGRALKPLLAVGQRVIAKRYLRAV is encoded by the coding sequence GTGGACTTGCAAGCGCTGGCCGGCCTGCCGTTCACCTACCCCGAAGTGGGCGCGACGGCGGGCCCCATTCCCCCGGGATACGACCACCTCGGATTCGTCAGCCACATCGGCGCCGGCCAACAGCGGTTCGAGCAGGCCGCCGACGCTGTCATGCATTGGGGGATGCAGCGCGGTGCTGGTCTGCGGGTGCAAGCCAGCAGCGACGTGGTCACGGTCGGCGCCGTGGTCGTCGTCAAGCTCGCTTTACTGTCCGCGCCGTGCCGGGTTGTGTACGTGATCGAGGAACCGAACCTGCGCGGATTCGCATACGGCACGCTGCCCGGGCATCCCGAGTCGGGCGAGGAGCGGTTCGCCGTGCGCTACGACCCGGTGACCGCTGCGGTGTTCGCCGAGGTGTCGTCGTTCTCCCGGCCGGCGACGCAGTGGGGCAGAGCCCTCAAGCCATTGCTGGCGGTGGGCCAGCGGGTGATCGCCAAACGGTACCTGCGTGCGGTGTGA
- a CDS encoding phosphatidylinositol mannoside acyltransferase, protein MKDLGYAAGWGLVRAMPELAARNVFDAGALVAARNGGPEQLRKNLARVIGVPPADVPGTLMRASLASYARYWREVFRLPTMDHRTLAGQLHELVGGQEHLCAALAAGRGAVLALPHSGNWDMAGVWLAQTHGTFTTVAERLKPESLYRRFIDYREGLGFEVLPLSGGRRPPFELLCERLADNRVVCLMAERDLTRTGVQVDFFGEPTRMPAGPAKLAIETGAALLPVHCWFERDGWGFHIYPALDCTGGDVNLITQALADRFADNIAAHPADWHMLQPQWLADLSDERRASLGAA, encoded by the coding sequence ATGAAGGACCTGGGATATGCGGCGGGCTGGGGGCTGGTGCGCGCCATGCCGGAACTGGCCGCCCGTAACGTCTTCGACGCCGGTGCGCTGGTTGCGGCCCGCAACGGCGGGCCGGAGCAGCTGCGCAAGAACCTGGCCCGCGTTATCGGGGTGCCCCCGGCCGACGTGCCCGGTACGCTAATGCGTGCCTCGCTGGCCTCCTACGCCCGGTACTGGCGGGAGGTGTTTCGGTTGCCGACGATGGACCACCGCACGCTGGCCGGCCAACTTCACGAATTGGTCGGCGGCCAGGAGCATCTGTGTGCCGCGCTGGCTGCCGGCCGCGGAGCGGTGCTCGCCCTGCCGCACAGCGGGAACTGGGATATGGCCGGGGTGTGGCTGGCGCAGACCCACGGCACCTTCACCACCGTCGCCGAGCGGCTCAAACCCGAGTCGCTGTACCGGCGGTTCATCGACTACCGCGAAGGCCTCGGCTTCGAGGTGCTGCCCTTGTCCGGCGGCCGGCGCCCGCCATTCGAGCTGCTCTGTGAACGGCTGGCCGACAACAGGGTGGTGTGCCTGATGGCCGAGCGCGACCTCACCCGCACCGGGGTCCAGGTGGATTTCTTCGGCGAACCGACCCGGATGCCGGCGGGCCCGGCCAAGCTCGCGATCGAGACCGGTGCGGCCCTGCTGCCAGTGCACTGCTGGTTCGAACGCGACGGCTGGGGTTTCCACATATATCCGGCGCTGGATTGCACCGGCGGCGACGTCAACCTCATCACCCAGGCGCTGGCCGACCGGTTCGCGGACAACATCGCCGCCCACCCCGCCGACTGGCACATGCTGCAGCCGCAGTGGCTGGCCGACCTGTCCGACGAGCGTCGGGCCAGTTTGGGGGCGGCCTGA
- a CDS encoding adenylate/guanylate cyclase domain-containing protein yields the protein MVTRKTLAQRLGRVLEIVTRQSGHLSERPYGSWILGSPSESQQRRRVRLQVLLTVFVVCANLIGIGVVLLLVTVAIPEPDVFAAPVRRISLVIAPSYIAAAIVVGWVWATKRIIGDLRWAIEEQPPTADDQRNTFLAPWRLTVIPVVLWTIGTVLFATLYGRVNTDYIPKFLFGISFSGIVVSASCYFAAEFALRPVAAQALEAGRPPRRLAPGVMGRTVASWLLGSGVPVIGIALAAVVTLSMRNITLAQFGFAVLLLAVAAFVFGFFLILVAAWLTATAVRVVRAALERVEGGDLDCKLQVFDGTELGELQRGFNAMVEGLRQRERIRDLFGRHVGRDVAAAAEEQQIELGGEERHVAVLFVDIMGSTELVSDRPPAEVVELLNRFFTVIVDEVNARKGLVNKFEGDALLAIFGAPVRARSPETDALGAARAIAKRLSEEVPECPAGIGVAAGTVVAGNVGAYERFEYTVIGDPVNEAARLCELAKSTPQRVLASAPTVEASDAKEQCCWELGEDTVLRGRKEPTRLANPKT from the coding sequence TTGGTGACGCGTAAGACGCTCGCGCAGCGGTTGGGCCGCGTCCTGGAGATTGTCACCCGCCAAAGCGGCCACCTGTCCGAAAGACCCTACGGTTCTTGGATTTTGGGCAGCCCATCGGAGAGCCAACAACGCCGACGGGTGCGCCTCCAGGTGCTTTTGACCGTATTTGTGGTGTGCGCGAACCTGATTGGGATCGGCGTGGTGCTGCTGCTGGTCACCGTAGCCATCCCGGAGCCAGACGTGTTCGCGGCCCCGGTGCGCCGGATTTCTCTGGTGATCGCACCCAGCTATATCGCCGCAGCGATCGTGGTCGGGTGGGTTTGGGCTACCAAACGCATCATCGGTGATCTGCGCTGGGCCATCGAGGAACAGCCTCCGACTGCTGACGATCAGCGCAACACCTTCCTGGCGCCGTGGCGGCTGACCGTCATTCCCGTTGTGCTGTGGACGATCGGCACCGTCCTGTTCGCGACGCTGTACGGCCGGGTCAACACCGACTACATCCCGAAGTTCCTCTTTGGCATCAGCTTCAGCGGCATTGTCGTGTCGGCAAGCTGTTACTTCGCAGCGGAATTCGCGTTGCGGCCGGTGGCCGCTCAAGCCCTGGAAGCCGGACGGCCACCACGACGGCTGGCGCCGGGCGTCATGGGCCGCACTGTGGCGTCGTGGCTGTTGGGATCTGGCGTGCCGGTGATCGGCATCGCGCTGGCCGCGGTGGTCACCCTGTCTATGCGCAACATAACGCTGGCCCAGTTCGGCTTCGCCGTCTTGCTTTTGGCGGTTGCGGCGTTCGTGTTCGGGTTCTTCTTGATACTGGTCGCCGCGTGGCTGACGGCCACCGCGGTGCGGGTGGTTCGTGCGGCGCTGGAGCGCGTGGAGGGCGGCGACCTGGACTGTAAGTTGCAGGTCTTCGACGGCACCGAACTCGGCGAACTGCAGCGGGGCTTCAACGCCATGGTCGAGGGACTGCGCCAGCGTGAACGCATCCGCGACCTGTTCGGTCGCCACGTCGGACGCGATGTCGCCGCCGCTGCCGAAGAGCAGCAAATCGAGTTGGGTGGCGAAGAGCGCCATGTCGCAGTCCTTTTCGTCGATATCATGGGATCCACTGAACTGGTGTCGGACCGGCCCCCGGCCGAGGTGGTGGAGCTGCTCAACCGGTTCTTCACGGTCATCGTCGACGAGGTCAACGCCCGCAAGGGACTGGTGAACAAGTTCGAAGGCGACGCGCTGCTGGCGATTTTCGGCGCGCCTGTGCGGGCTCGTTCCCCGGAGACCGATGCTCTTGGGGCCGCACGTGCGATCGCGAAGCGACTCAGCGAGGAAGTGCCCGAATGCCCGGCCGGCATCGGCGTGGCCGCAGGAACCGTGGTGGCCGGCAACGTCGGTGCGTACGAACGGTTCGAATACACCGTCATCGGCGATCCGGTCAACGAAGCCGCCCGACTGTGTGAGTTGGCCAAGTCGACCCCGCAGCGCGTGCTGGCCTCGGCGCCGACGGTAGAAGCCAGCGATGCAAAAGAACAGTGCTGCTGGGAGCTCGGTGAGGACACGGTGTTGCGCGGGCGCAAAGAGCCGACGCGACTGGCTAACCCGAAGACTTAA
- the pgsA gene encoding phosphatidylinositol phosphate synthase, giving the protein MSKLLSREGVARVTTPLARAMLRAGLTADSVTIMATAAAVLAALTLFPTGRLFVGTLVIWFFVMFDMLDGAMARESGGGSRFGAVLDATCDRISDGAVFCGLLWWAAFGMRSPSLVVATMICLVTSQVISYIKARAEASGLRGDGGFIERPERLIIVLVGAGLSDLPVFPLHWALPVAMWVLAVASMITCAQRLHTVRHSAGAAEPFGAPDEHGKPEKSEP; this is encoded by the coding sequence GTGAGCAAACTGCTGTCCCGGGAAGGCGTCGCACGCGTCACCACACCGCTGGCGCGGGCAATGCTGCGGGCCGGCCTCACCGCGGACAGCGTCACGATCATGGCCACCGCAGCGGCGGTGCTGGCCGCGCTGACGCTGTTTCCGACCGGCCGGCTGTTCGTCGGCACACTCGTGATCTGGTTCTTCGTCATGTTCGACATGCTCGACGGGGCGATGGCCCGGGAAAGCGGCGGCGGCAGCCGCTTCGGCGCGGTGCTGGACGCCACCTGCGACCGCATCAGCGACGGCGCGGTGTTCTGCGGGCTGTTGTGGTGGGCGGCGTTCGGTATGCGGAGCCCGTCGCTGGTGGTGGCCACGATGATCTGCCTGGTGACCTCCCAGGTGATCTCCTACATCAAGGCCCGCGCCGAAGCCAGCGGGCTGCGCGGTGACGGCGGCTTCATCGAACGACCCGAGCGGCTGATCATTGTGCTCGTCGGTGCCGGCCTGTCGGATCTGCCTGTGTTCCCGCTGCATTGGGCCCTGCCGGTGGCGATGTGGGTGCTGGCGGTGGCCAGCATGATCACCTGCGCCCAGCGGCTGCACACCGTGCGGCACTCCGCTGGCGCAGCGGAACCCTTTGGCGCGCCGGACGAGCACGGGAAGCCGGAAAAGAGCGAACCGTGA
- a CDS encoding helix-turn-helix transcriptional regulator: protein MDSSRDPLQRDAAGIGALADPVRHQLYRFVCSQPEPVSRDQAADAVGVARHQAKFHLDRLQDEALLECDYVRLTGRSGPGAGRPSKLYRRADRDIAVSLPPRDYELAGRLMAKAIAQSAASGASVVDVLNQVARDFGRGIGTSAVTDRGRAPANAKSALEVAVAILREHGYEPRYGAGEVDRTPWIGPCWVRVVHRWVQLAA from the coding sequence ATGGATTCCTCGCGGGACCCCTTGCAACGCGATGCCGCCGGGATCGGCGCCCTCGCCGACCCGGTGCGCCACCAGCTCTACCGGTTCGTCTGCTCGCAACCGGAACCGGTGAGCCGTGACCAAGCGGCCGACGCGGTAGGCGTCGCACGCCACCAGGCGAAGTTCCACCTCGACCGGCTGCAGGACGAGGCGCTGCTGGAATGCGACTATGTGCGGCTGACGGGACGGTCCGGGCCGGGTGCGGGACGCCCGTCGAAGCTGTATCGGCGAGCCGACCGGGATATCGCGGTCAGCCTTCCCCCGCGCGACTACGAGTTGGCCGGCCGCCTGATGGCCAAGGCCATCGCCCAGTCGGCAGCCAGCGGTGCGTCGGTCGTGGACGTGCTCAATCAGGTTGCTCGGGACTTCGGCCGCGGCATCGGAACGTCCGCCGTAACCGACCGCGGGCGCGCACCCGCCAACGCGAAGTCAGCGCTCGAGGTGGCTGTGGCGATACTGCGCGAACACGGCTACGAGCCGCGGTATGGCGCCGGTGAGGTTGACCGGACCCCATGGATTGGTCCATGTTGGGTGAGAGTCGTTCATCGGTGGGTACAGCTGGCAGCGTAG
- a CDS encoding aldo/keto reductase, whose product MSTETSKNPAAASGTLTLGDELTVNRLGFGAMRLTGPGVWGPPADRDECIRVLRRAVELGVNFIDTADSYGPYFSEEIIREALHPYDGLVIATKAGLLRTGPDEWIPMGFPAYLRQECEMSLRRLGVETIDLFQLHRIDDKFPLEDQIVELNKLQTEGKIRHVGLSEVTVDQLAAAQQVMPIVSVQNMYNLTARAAEPVLEEATNQGIAFIPWFPLAAGPLAAPDGPLARMAGEHDATPAQMALAWLLHRSPVMLPIPGTSSVAHLEENVRAAEISLSEEEVEFLGAIGEQNA is encoded by the coding sequence GTGAGTACAGAAACCTCGAAAAACCCGGCGGCAGCATCCGGCACGCTCACTTTGGGCGATGAGTTAACCGTCAACCGGCTCGGTTTCGGCGCGATGCGCCTCACTGGTCCCGGCGTGTGGGGCCCGCCCGCCGACCGCGACGAATGCATCCGCGTACTGCGTCGCGCCGTGGAGCTCGGCGTCAACTTCATCGACACCGCCGACTCCTACGGCCCTTACTTTTCCGAGGAGATCATCCGCGAGGCGCTGCACCCCTACGACGGTCTCGTCATCGCCACCAAGGCCGGCCTGCTGCGCACCGGCCCCGACGAGTGGATCCCGATGGGATTTCCGGCTTACCTGCGCCAGGAATGTGAGATGAGCTTGCGACGGCTCGGCGTGGAAACCATCGACCTGTTCCAGCTGCACCGCATCGACGACAAGTTTCCGCTCGAAGACCAGATCGTGGAGCTGAACAAGCTGCAGACGGAAGGCAAGATCCGTCATGTCGGCCTGTCGGAGGTCACCGTCGACCAACTGGCGGCCGCGCAACAGGTCATGCCGATCGTGTCGGTGCAGAACATGTACAACCTCACCGCCCGCGCCGCCGAACCGGTCCTGGAGGAGGCGACCAACCAGGGAATCGCCTTCATCCCGTGGTTCCCGCTGGCCGCTGGACCGCTGGCCGCACCCGACGGCCCGCTGGCGCGGATGGCGGGCGAGCATGACGCGACGCCCGCGCAGATGGCGTTGGCCTGGCTGCTGCACCGCTCGCCGGTGATGCTGCCGATTCCGGGGACGTCGAGTGTGGCGCACCTGGAGGAGAACGTCCGCGCCGCCGAAATCTCGCTGAGCGAAGAGGAAGTCGAGTTTTTGGGCGCGATCGGCGAGCAGAACGCGTAA
- a CDS encoding PaaI family thioesterase, which translates to MVARHPGGGFNPPEPTTKGGPDYGRFIDAVRALQDHARAVDAPDEVITEAADLIEKVSELLAPFDTDEWQSTSGRRMDLPNRGNVLAVPLSMSKTDDGRLHGWARFRRFHLGRNGAVHGGALGLLFDSVLGMTSAVLTGGPYQRTAYLHIDYRNIVPIEKQLQVDAGIDRVDGRKIFVSGNLRDGDTLLTEAQALFVLLRPGQP; encoded by the coding sequence CTGGTGGCACGCCATCCCGGCGGCGGATTCAACCCGCCTGAACCGACGACCAAGGGCGGGCCCGACTACGGCCGGTTCATCGACGCCGTGCGCGCGCTGCAAGATCATGCCCGCGCGGTCGACGCACCCGACGAAGTGATCACCGAGGCCGCGGATCTGATCGAGAAGGTGTCCGAACTGCTGGCCCCGTTCGACACCGACGAATGGCAATCGACATCGGGCCGCCGGATGGATCTGCCCAACCGCGGCAACGTGTTGGCGGTCCCGCTGTCGATGAGCAAGACCGACGACGGAAGGCTGCACGGCTGGGCCCGGTTTCGCCGATTCCACTTGGGACGCAACGGCGCGGTGCACGGTGGAGCCCTCGGCTTGTTGTTCGACTCGGTGCTGGGTATGACGTCGGCGGTGCTCACCGGCGGTCCCTATCAGCGCACTGCCTACCTGCACATCGATTACCGCAACATCGTGCCGATCGAGAAGCAGCTGCAGGTCGACGCCGGAATCGATCGTGTGGACGGCCGCAAGATCTTTGTGTCGGGCAACCTGCGCGACGGCGACACATTACTCACCGAAGCGCAGGCATTGTTCGTCTTGTTGAGGCCCGGCCAGCCGTGA
- a CDS encoding HIT family protein: MSDEERTAAEERMIVDRGVGEADHLQRLWTPYRMSYLAEAPLRRDNSSAAQPFTDIPQLPDEDGLVVARGELVYAVLNLYPYNPGHLMVVPYRQVSELEDLTEQESAELMAFIQKAIRVIKGVSRPHGFNVGVNLGTSAGGSLAEHLHVHVVPRWGGDANFITIIGDSKVIPQLLRDTRRLLATEWAKQP, from the coding sequence GTGAGTGATGAGGAGCGCACGGCTGCTGAGGAACGCATGATCGTCGACCGGGGCGTCGGCGAGGCCGACCATCTGCAGCGACTGTGGACCCCCTACCGGATGAGCTACCTGGCCGAGGCGCCGCTGCGGCGCGACAATTCCAGCGCGGCCCAGCCGTTCACCGACATCCCCCAGCTCCCCGACGAAGACGGGCTGGTGGTGGCGCGCGGCGAACTGGTCTACGCGGTGTTGAACCTCTACCCGTACAACCCCGGCCATTTGATGGTGGTGCCGTATCGACAGGTATCCGAACTGGAGGATCTCACCGAGCAGGAAAGCGCTGAACTGATGGCCTTCATCCAGAAGGCGATTCGCGTCATCAAGGGGGTGTCGCGGCCGCACGGCTTCAACGTCGGCGTGAACCTCGGGACGTCGGCGGGCGGGTCGCTGGCCGAGCACCTGCACGTGCACGTGGTCCCGCGCTGGGGCGGCGACGCGAACTTCATCACGATCATCGGCGACTCCAAGGTCATCCCGCAGCTGTTGCGCGACACCCGCCGGCTGCTGGCCACCGAGTGGGCGAAACAACCGTGA